Genomic DNA from Dehalogenimonas lykanthroporepellens BL-DC-9:
TCTTCCAGATTGGCGACCGGCGCGTTACTGGCCGACTCGACGACGGGCGCGACTTCCGTTGCCGAAGTTTCAGGTGCGGCAGAAGGCGTGTCCACTGGAGTTGCCACAGGACGGGGAGCCGGTGTTTCCGGCGGCTTCGAATCCGGAACCGGTTTCACCGGCGGCGGGGGCGTAGCCGGGGCCGGGGTCGGCCGAACCGGTGTCCGGGCGGAAGCCGTCACTGACTTTTGCTGTTCCGGGGCGCCGGTGACCGGGGGCGTCCGGGCGGTCAGCGTGGTTTCGATGATAGCCATTTCCATGGCCAGGGTCGAGTGCATATCGGCATTGCCGACCAGCGCGGTAAAGGCTTTAAGGGCCCGTAGAAGATATTCCATGCCGGCGTCGGCGGCGGCATGGCGGGCATTGTCCAGTTCTTCCGCTGACAGGGTAAGGGAACCGGTAGAGCCCGTTTTTATCAGGAGGGCCTGGCGCAAGACTTCGACCACTTCGCGGTTGAACTGCTTGAGATTAACACCGTCGTCAGCCACGCCAGCCAGAATCCGTATAGCTTCCACGGTATCGGCGGCGGCTACCGCCCGAACCAGGCGCGCCGCCCGGTCGTCACCGCTCAACCCCAGGCTGTCCTGCACCTGACGCAGGCTGATTTTGCCCTGACTGGCGGTGGCGGTCTGCTGGAGCAGGTTTTCAGCGTCCCGGAGGGAGCCTCCGGCGGCGCGGGCCAGCAGTACCAGGCCGTCACGTTCGATATCTACACCCTCAGAAGTAGCGATTTCGGCCAGCTTATCGGTGATGTCATCGGTGGTCAGGCGGCGGAAGTCGAAGCGCTGACAGCGGGACATGATGGTTGGCAATATCTTGTGCAGTTCGGTGGTAGCCAGGATGAAGATGACCCGAGGCGGTGGTTCTTCCAGCGTCTTGAGCAGGGCATTGGAGGCACTGGTGGACAGCATATGGAATTCATCGATGATATAGACTTTATAACGGGCTTCCGCCGGGGAGTAATTCACCCGGTCATTGAGTACCCGGATGTCGTCAACGCTGTTATTGGAGGCGGCATCGATCTCAATGATATCCATGGCGGAGCCGTTGGTGATGGCCCGGCACATGGAACATTCATTGCAGGGTTCGCCGGAGCCTTCATTGTTGAGACAGTTGACCGCCTTGGCCAGAATGCGGCCGGTGGATGTTTTACCGGTGCCGCGCGGCCCGCAGAAAAGATAGGCCTGGGCTACCCGGTTTTGCTGAAGTGCCGACAGCAGGGTATCGGTAATCGGCTTCTGGCCGACCACTTCGGCCAGCCGTTGCGGCCGCCATTTACGGAAGAATACTTGAAATGTCATTAGTTGATGAATTATACCTTATCTCGTTCTACCTGTCAGCCGTGAAGAGCTGTCGGCTTTCAACTCTCAGCTGATATATTACAAGCTCCAAATCTTAAACAGCAGACAAGTCTCAATATTCAATTCTCAATAAAACGACGAGGCTACGGATTTCCGAAACTGCCTCGGCATAGCCTCGCAGAGACGGGATGCCGATGGTAGAGTGTGTAATCGGGAATTGTTTCGTCTTGCCGACGGCAATTTCAGGAAACGAATGCATTTTTCAGCTTTGATGGCGGAGGCCCTCAAACGTGAATCGTTTCGACGACACAATCCCAAACAATATAAACAATCCGACGACGTTTTCGGTAGTGTCCCGTCAAGTGGTGTAAATTCATCATTGGTGGTTTCCCGAATAATCAAGCTGGTAAAGCCATGATCAGGGGTTCCTCCTGCGCCCCTTCCAGCGTTTTCTTCATCGAATCCAAAGAAAAGTAGCGTCGTCCGACCTCCCACTCGTCCTGCTGTTCCATTAACACCGCCCCAATCAGCCTGATTACCGATTGGCTGTTGGGAAAGATGCCGACCACATTACTGCGGCGCTTGATTTCCTTGTTCAGTCTCTCCAGGGGATTGGTAGAGTACAGTTGCCGCCAGTGTTCCCGGGGGAAGGCGGTATAGGCCAGGATATCCGGTTCTGCCTCTTCCAATTGGTCGGCCACAGGACCGAATCGGAGTCTGAGGTTATCGGCTACCCGGCGGAGCTGGCTGTAAGCGCTGTCGCGGTCAGGTTGAGCGAAGATGGTCCGGATAGCGGCAGATACCATAGCCTGGGCGCCCCGCGGCACTCTGGCCAGCGCATTGCGCATGAAGTGCACCCGGCAGCGTTGCCACGATACCCCGGTGAGTACCGTGCTGATGGCTTCCTTCAGTCCCAGATGAGCATCACTGATTACCAGCATCACCCCGCTCAAACCACGGCTGACCAACCCCCGCAGAAACTCTTTCCAGAATACACCGTCTTCACTGGGGCCGACCTCAAGCCCGATGATCTCGCGTTCTCCGGTTTCACGGACTCCGTAGGCGATAATTACCGCCTGACTGACCACCCGCCCTGAATCCCTGACCTTGACGTAGGTCGCGTCCAGCCACAGATAGGGATAACGCCATAACAAAGGCCGGTGGCGCCATCGTTCCACTTCATCGTCCAGAGCCCCGCATATTCGCGATACCTCGCTCTTACTGACCCCGTTAAGCCCCAGTGACTGAACCAGAGATTCCACCTTGCGGGTGCTGATGCCCAATACATAGGCTTCCTGGATTACCGCCAGCAAGGCTTGTTCCGCCCGGCGCCGGGGCTCGAGCAAGCTGGGGAAATAACTGCCGTCCCGCAACCGGGGAATCGCCAAGGGTATCGTGCCGGCCCGGGTGTCCCAGATACGCCCCCGGTAGCCGTTACGGTAGGTTAAACGACCGTTACTGCGCTCATGTTTCTCAGCTCCGGTCTTCTGCTTAACCTCAAGCTCCATGACCGCTTCGGCCAGCATCTTCACCCCTTCTCTCAGAAAATCAAGATCACCGTCACTCCCTGACTTGCGTAGCAGTTCCAAAAGTGTCATCCTGTCTTTGGCCATTGTTGTGGTTACCTCCTGAAAGTCTTTGTTGTTATTTTCTTTCAAGAAACCACACAATGGCCTGCTTTTTCAATTCCAGGAATTTACACCACGTACGGGGATTCTACTACGTTTTCTGAAACCCAGAACGGAAATGGGGTTGCGAGGATTTTACTGAATGGCGTATATATGTTCGTAATAATAAGTCTGATTTTAGGTTCTTATAAATGTAATGTCAATGGGGAAATGGCACAGGCCCGGCTTTCTGCCGGGAAATTCCAAATCTCAAGCCACAAATAGCAAACAATATCAAATCTTAAATTTCCAAAAAGAGGCACCGAGATTGCTTCGCGGCCTGGGGCCAAATCGCAATAACGAGGGGCAGTTAGATGATCGGGATTACCACGGCCGCTTTTGTGGCGGCCTCGTAATGACTTGAAATATATGCCTTTCATGGTTCGACAAGCTCACCACGAACGGGGCGGGGTGACGTGGAATACCTGTTTTCACGGGTAATGACAGAACGGGGATGGCTGGGGTACGGAAGAACTGTTCCGAAAAATGTAGCCAGGTATGGAAAAATGCTCATCCGGGGAATGAAACCGGCTATTGGCAACGGTCAGATTTGGTGACCACTTTGGCCGCCAGCAGTTCCCAATCGTCCTTCAGATGGTGTTCCAGAGCCGAGGGCGTTTCGAATTTGAAATGTCTGATTCGGTGTTCGAAAAGGCCGATAATGCGATCAATGTCTCGTTGAACTACTAAAACGGAACTTTGATTTATCAAGTCCGGCTGGATATACACACTCATCCAAAATGGAGAAGCAGTGTTCAACCCGTAAGACTCGGCTACGCGATCAGCAAGATACCGGTAAAATAGATAAAACTTGTCCAGACAGATGGTCAACGGGTCTTCATCCCGAAATACTCCGACCGGGTCACCGGTACCATCGGCTGAATAAACCGCCCAAGAGCAGGGGAAGGCCGACCAGGCATATGGGACTGAATTTTTCGAAACGCGATGGTCAGCCAGTTGTTCTCTAAGCCTGGTTTCCAGCCCGAATGTCAGCGGGTACATTTCAGGCGACATAATTATTTCAACCGGTAGTGGCCATTACCGAGGAATTCCAGCAAACCACGGTCGCGCAGTACCTGTAATTGTTGTCTTATTTTATCCTTGATGTGATGGTTGTCGGGATGAAGTTTTTCCAGAATGGGGGTGAATTCGTAGATTTGAGATAATTTGAATTCATTACTATTCAATTTATCCATACACGACATGATATCCAATAACCATCCCTTTGAGTCGAAGTTGGTTTCTTCACGTAAAAAAAGAGTTTTCTGCCAGGTCGCCATGACATCGGACAAGGGCTCGATATTTCGGTTTCTGACCAAGTATATACGACCTGGACGGGGAATGTCGTCAATAAGGATGTTACAACCAACCCACCCGGCGCGTCGGGCCGTGGGAGAAAGAGCTTTGCGTTTTTCGATTATCGTCGGTGTGAAGAAATGCTTGGGTACGACCAGAAAATCAGTAACTGAATGGCTGATGGCGTCGTAGTTCATCAGGAAAAGATTGGGATTGGTACGGGATGTCAACCTTTCCATCATCGCTGAAAAAGCACCATCAACGACCCGTCCGGTAAGGACGGATTTCTTGCTTTTTAATTCGAATTCTTCGCCACAGACGGAGCAGAAAAAGTCGGCAACCCGCCGGCCGGCTTCGAATTGGTTGAGCTGACGGTGCCCACAATTCGGGCAGTAGGACTGCCCGGCGACCCAGCCCTCAGTCAAAACTCGGGCTTTCTGGGTTGGACTGTGATAGGAAGCGGCTATTGACGGGTCGAAGTTAAGTTCCATGGAAGCATTATATGATCATCTTGAACGCAGGCACAAGGCGGGATGGATTCCTACTTCCCTTCGGCCTGGTCCAGTTCGTCGGAGGTATCGCCGGTAAGGTCGAGGTTGTAGAAATCACTGTCAGGGCCGGGCAGGGCCAGTTGGAATATGGAGATTTCGTCTATGGAGGCGACGGCCAGGAAGAACCCTGCCGTCCTGCGAGTGAGCAGACTTTTCATATCCGTTTGAAATGGCGTTCCAGAGCCGAGGTTTCCAGTTTCATCAGGGTGGGCCGGCCGTGGGGACAGGTAGCCGGCAAATCGGTGCGTTCCAGATCGGCCAGAAGCGCCCGTATTTCTTCCGGAGACAGGGTGCGGCCGGCACGGACGGCGGAGTGACAGGCGATCAACTCAGCCATTTTCTGTTCACCCCGGGTTCGGGATTCCGGTGAGTTGAGAAACTCATGGAGGGCGGTTTCCCAGTCACCGTCGGCCAGTATCGCCGGGACAGCCCGAACCAGAACGGTTCGGCCGCCGAAATCCTCGACGATGAAACCGAATTCTTTCAGCAGGTCGGATGTCCCGGTCAGAGCGGTAGTTTCCGCCGGGGACAGACCGATATCACGGGGAGACAGGAGGGATTGCGACGCCGGTACCCGGGAAGCGCGGGCGGCCAGCGCCTTTTCGTACATGACCCGTTCATGGGCGGCGTGCTGGTCGATGATATAAAGACCATCCGGACCTTCGGCCAGCAGGTAGCAGTCGGCAATCTGACCCACGGGACGCAGGGCCGGCAGGGCCCGCGCAACGGTCAGTCCGGGTTCAGGGAGTGACGATGTTCCCGGAGCCGTCGGCGGGAAGAGGTTTTCGATGAAGTTCGCCGAGGCTCTGCGGTCCAGGGATGGCCGGTAGGATGACGGCGACTCATGAATCACCGGTACCGGCGATTCACCGACCAATAACGAGCGGACGGAGCGACGGATAAAATCAAAAACCCGGGAGTCCTGGCGGAATTTTATTTCCGTCTTGGCCGGATGAATGTTGATGTCGGTTTCAGCCGGGGGCAGGGTCAGTGACAGAACGGCTATCGGGTAACGGCCGACGGTCAACAGGCCGTGGCCGGCTTCTGCCAGCGCCCGGGTCAGCATGGGGCTTTTCACCCAGCGGCGGTTGACGAAAAAGTACTGACCGGAACGGTTGGCACGGGCGATTTCCGGGGGCGCGACCAGGCCGTGGAGCGCCATGGAATCAATGGCGGAGTCTATATCCATCATCCGGGCGGCGGTTTCCCGACCCAGCACTTCGGCGGCGGCGTCCCGCAGTCGGCCGGAACCCGGTGAGGCCAGAACACGATGGCCGTCAACGCTCAGCGTGAAGCGGATATCCGGCCGGGCCAGGGCGTAATGACCGACGACGGCGGTAACGTGGCCGGTTTCAGTAGCGGTGGTTTTTAAAAACTTGAGGCGTGCCGGGACGGCTGAGAACAACCGGGATACGGAGACAGTGGTGCCGCGGGCGCGGGCGGCGGTCTTGACGGTCACCTCGCCGTGGCGAGAAACCAGTGACGAACCGGATTCGTCCGCGGTGGCGGTCAGGACTTCAAGTTCGGCCACAGCGGCTATGCTGGACAGGGCTTCGCCCCGAAAACCGAGGCTTGAAAGGGAGTCGAGGTCGTCGAAAGAGGTAATCTTGGAAGTGGCGTGGCGTTCAAGAGCCAGGGGCAGGTCGACGGCGGCAATGCCGATGCCGTCGTCACTGACGCGGATGAGGGCGGTGCCGCCGTCCCTGATTTCAATGTCAATGGCTCCGGCGGCGGCGTCGATGGCGTTTTCCACCAGTTCCTTGACCACCGAGGCCGGGCGTTCCACCACCTCGCCGGCGGCGATGCGGGCGACGGTGTTGCGGTCGAGTTGCTGTATTGGCACAGGAAGATTGTACAGGATTAGGCTATTAGCTGTCAGCCATCAGCTATAAGATGTCATTGTTGGAAACACCGGGATGGCTTTATGGCCAATGGCCATACTTCATGACGGGTTGATGGGGGATACCGAGATTACCGCGTCGCTGAGCTCCTCATAATGACGATTGAGGGACAGTCGGGTATTGGAAACACCGAGATTACAAGCTAAATACCAAACAATATCAAAATTATAATACCAAATGACCGAAACGGGGGACAACTTTCAGTCTTTAGCCGTCAGCTTTCAATGGCGTCGTAAGTCAAGGATGTACCGGACTTTTACAGGGTATTGACAAGAGCTATTTTTAAATATATAATGGGCATATGCTCATTATATACGATTATAAACAGCTTCCCGGCAACTTGCCGGATCTGAAAGAAACAAGGAGGTGAATAAAATGTTTGGACGTAATTTTATAGGAGCAGGACAGCAAAGAGGCGCTGGATTCGGGTTCAGAGGCAACTCCCCGCCGTGGCCGTATGTCGGCCGGGGCAGGGGCGGATTGCCCAGATGCGCTTATTACGGCGGTAGTTTAAGTGCTGTGTCGCCGCAAACCATTTCCCGTGATGAAGAGATACACTCGCTGAAAACCCAGACGGAATTCCTGCAAAAGGAGTTGGCCAACATGGAAGCCCGAATGCATGAACTGCAAAAAGAGGGATAAAGAGGGTTAAAAAACCCCAGGAGACGATGAAATGAAAATAGCTATTACCGCCGGTAGTCCAAACCTGGATTCAAACGTGGATCCCCGTTTCGGTCGTTGCAGATATCTGATACTGCTTAACCCGGAAACTATGGACCACGAAGCGATTGAAAATTCCAGCGCCGAGGCTCCCGGCGGTGCCGGTATCGCCGCTGCTCAGCTGGTTGCCGGCAAAGGTGCCCAGGTGTTGTTGACTGGTAACTGCGGCCCTAAAGCCTACCGCGCGCTGTCTGCCGCCGGAATTAAAGTGATGACTGGAGTAAGCGGCAGTATCAATGATGCCATAAAGAGCTACAAAAAAGGGGAACTGACCGAAAGCACCCAGGCTAACGTAGCCGAACATTTCGGTACCGGTAGCGGCGGCGGATTTCGCCGCGGCACCGAAATAAAATAACAAAGGGGGTGTCATTATGCCTAGAGGAGATGGAACAGGCCCTCCGCAAGGATCAGCAGGCAGAGGCGGCAGAATGGCGGGTTCACGAGCTGGCGCCGGCCCCGGCGGTAGTTGTGTATGCCCGAAATGCGGCACTAAGTTGCCCCATACCCAGGCCAATCCCTGTTACAACCTGAGTTGCCCGAAATGCGGCACCAAAATGGTCAGGGAATAATGATCCTTGTGCGGAGTAAGAGGAAAAGGTTTTGATTATTTCTGTCGCCAGTGGTAAAGGTGGCACCGGAAAAACGATGGTGGCTACCAGTCTGGCTATTGCGTTGGGTGAAACCAGACCGGTACAGATCCTTGACTGCGACGTTGAAGAGCCAAACAGCCATATCTTTATTAAACCACGTTTTACCGACTCACAAGCCGTCAATATACCAGTACCCAAAATAGATGAGGCCAAGTGCCGCGTCTGCGGGAAATGCGCTGAGGTCTGTGCCTACCACGCGCTGGCCGCTTTCTTGGAGCAGGTCATGGTTTTCCCGGAGTTATGCCATGGCTGTGGCGCTTGTAGCTATTTGTGTCCGGAAAAAGCCATCTCGGAAGAAAACCGGCAAATCGGCAGTGTTGATTCAGGCATGGCGGGTGGCATTAGTTTTGTCCAGGGAAAACTGAACATTGGCGAAGCCATGCCCTCACCGGTAATACGAGCGGTGAGGGCAACGGCCAAACCGGACAGCGGCACGGTTATCATTGATTCTCCTCCCGGCACTTCTTGTCCGATGGTAGAGTCAATCCAGGGAAGCGATTTCTGCCTGCTGGTCACCGAACCTACACCTTTTGGCCTGAATGACTTGAAACTGGCCGCGGCTACGGTTAAGCAGTTGGGCATACCCTGCGGCATTGTTCTTAACCGTGCCGGCATCGGCGACGGTCAAACCGAAGAATACTGCCGCCTTGAACACATACCCATCATGCTGACCATACCGCTGAATGCCGAGATAGCCAGCCTTTATTCGCGCGGAAAACCGTTGGTAACGGCTATAAACGGTTACAAAGACAAATTTATTGAACTATTTGATCGTATTGGAGAAAAGCAGTGAAAGAAGTGGTTATCCTCAGCGGTAAAGGCGGCACCGGCAAAACCAGCATCGTCGGCTCCTTCGCCGCCATCGCCCATGATAAAGTAATGGCTGACTGCGATGTGGATGCCGCCGATTTGCATCTGCTACTCAAACCTATTACTACGGAGACACACCAGTTCCGCAACGGACAAGTTGCTGTGATTGATAAAAGTATCTGCACCGAATGCGGTTTGTGCCGGGATTTATGCCGTTTTGAAGCCATTAGCGCCAACACTGTTGATCCCGTTGCCTGTGAGGGTTGCGGTTTTTGTTTTCACCTTTGCCCAATTGGAGCCATCAGTATGCGGGAATGCCAGGCCGGAGAATGGTTTATTTCCGATACCCGACACGGACCAATGGTTCATGCCAGGCTGGGCATCGCCCAGGAGAATTCCGGTAAATTAGTAGCGCTGGTAAGGCAACAGGCCAGAAATCTAGCCCAGGAAAATGGGCTGGAGTACATAATTGTCGACGGACCGCCCGGCATCGGCTGTCCGGTTATTTCTTCATTATCCGGAGTAAACCTGGCCCTGATCATTACTGAACCGACCCTGTCCGGCATTCATGACATGGAGAGGATACTTGGGGTCTGTGAGCATTTTAAGGTGCCGGCGATGGTCTGCGTCAATAAATGTGACGTTAATGAGGAAAATACCCGGACTATTTTGGAATACTGTAAGGCTCGCGGGGTAACCGCCGAAACCTTGATTCCTTTTGATAATATTTTCACCGAGGCCATGGTCAGAGGCAAATCCGTGGTGGAATATGGTGAGGGCAGGGTTACCAGCAAAATTAAGAATATGTGGCAAAAAGTATTAAGCAAACTTAATGAAGTGCCGGCTACCTCCCCCTGAAAATACCGATACAGTTCACCCGTTCAACGGAGCATGTCATAAATGACTTTAGTTTATATTCTCACAGCCACCATCGCGGTAAGTCTTATCGCTCTGGCAGGTGTTTTCGCCCTTTTGTTGAAGAAAGACCTGGAAAACAAAACCCTGCTGGTAATGGTAGCTCTTTCCAGCGGTGCCCTGCTTGGCGGGGCTTTTTTGCACCTGTTGCCAAACGCCATCGCGAAAAAGGGAGAGGACATTGCAGTCTTTATGTTCCTGCTACTGGGCTTCTCCATCTTTTTCATGCTGGAACAATTCCTCCAGTGGCGTCATGAACATAACACGGCTCCGACAATCAGGCCCTTTTCCTACCTGATTCTAACCGCGGACGCACTCCATAATTTTATTGACGGACTCATTATCGCCGCCAGTTTTATTATCAGCCCGCCGCTCGGAATCGCCACCACACTAGCCGTGGCCCTGCATGAAATACCACAGGAGATAGGCGACTTCGCCGCCCTGGTTTACGGTGGGTTCAGACCCAGGAAAGCTCTGCTGTTCAACCTTCTTTCCGGCTTGACCGCCGTGTTGGGCGGTGTCGCCGGTTATCTGGCTTATTCCATAATGGAAGCTTCCATGATTTACCTGCTGCCATTTGCTGCCGGCAACTTTATTTATATTGCTGCTGCCGACCTTATTCCGGAAATCAAACACCAGAAGAGCCTGAAAAGAGCGGCTCTGCATTTTATTGTTTTTCTGGCCGGCATCGGCATGATGTTAGCGGTCAGGTATCTATAAACAATAATTCAGTCAACAAAAATAGCTAAAACCATAATTAAGGGAGAAAGCCATGATTTCAAAAAGCACCGTACTAGCTACACTTGAGGAACTCAAGATTCCGGAAACACCCTACAAGCTGAAAGAACTGAGATTAATCAGGGATTTGAAAGTTGAAAATGATACGGTTATTGTTGTCTTATCCAGCGGTGCCTTGCCGCCGGAAATATTTAAACGACTGGAAGCATCCGTCAAGCAAGCTTTGGAGCACCAGTCCGGCGTTGACCGGATAGAGATAAACAGAGCGGAAAATAAACCAAGTGAACTGAACCGAATTAAAAATGTAGTGGCGGTGATGAGCGGCAAGGGCGGCGTCGGCAAGTCCACCATCAGTAGCCTGCTGGCTGTTTCCCTGCAACGCCTTGGTTACAGCGTTGGTATCTTGGACGCCGATATTACCGGCCCGAGCATCCCCAAGCTTTTCGGTATTTCCGGTAAGCCGCTAGGTAGTGAAAAAGGCATAATACCTTTATCTTCCGGTACTTTAATCCGTATTATGTCAATCAATCTTGTCTTAAACAGTGATTCCGATTCCGTGATATGGCGCGGGCCTTTAATCAGCAAGGCCATAGGCCAATTCTGGGAAGATGTACTGTGGGGTGAACTGGATTACCTGATCGTTGACCTGCCGCCTGGCACGTCAGATGCGGCCTTGACAGCTATGCAACAGATACCGTTAACCGCGGTATTAATGGTGACCACGCCTCAGGCATTGGCCGGTCTGATAGTACGCAAGGCAATGGATATGACTCAAAAAATGGAAATCCCGGTGCTGGGGCTGGCAGAAAACATGGCTTTCTTTCCCAACCCGACCACCGGTGAGGCGATTGAGATTTTTGGCCGCAGTCAGGCCGGGGAAATACTGAAAATGTTCAAGCTCCCTTTAATAATCCGATTGCCCATTGACCCAAAACTGGCGGAACTGTGCGATGCCGGAAAAATCGAGCACTATTCATCCGACGCTATCAATAATATAGGCACCGCCGTTGTTGAAAGACTGGCCGCTTTGAAAGACGGAAAAGGGCAATGATTAAAATTACCAAAATTATTGACGAAGACGCAGCCCTGCCGTTCAAAGGGGAGTGGGGTCTGAGCCTGTTGATTGAAGCTTACGGGAAGCGACTTATTTT
This window encodes:
- a CDS encoding transposase mutator type (KEGG: sth:STH2289 transposase~manually curated~PFAM: transposase mutator type) — translated: MAKDRMTLLELLRKSGSDGDLDFLREGVKMLAEAVMELEVKQKTGAEKHERSNGRLTYRNGYRGRIWDTRAGTIPLAIPRLRDGSYFPSLLEPRRRAEQALLAVIQEAYVLGISTRKVESLVQSLGLNGVSKSEVSRICGALDDEVERWRHRPLLWRYPYLWLDATYVKVRDSGRVVSQAVIIAYGVRETGEREIIGLEVGPSEDGVFWKEFLRGLVSRGLSGVMLVISDAHLGLKEAISTVLTGVSWQRCRVHFMRNALARVPRGAQAMVSAAIRTIFAQPDRDSAYSQLRRVADNLRLRFGPVADQLEEAEPDILAYTAFPREHWRQLYSTNPLERLNKEIKRRSNVVGIFPNSQSVIRLIGAVLMEQQDEWEVGRRYFSLDSMKKTLEGAQEEPLIMALPA
- a CDS encoding conserved hypothetical protein (KEGG: kol:Kole_1131 hypothetical protein), whose product is MFGRNFIGAGQQRGAGFGFRGNSPPWPYVGRGRGGLPRCAYYGGSLSAVSPQTISRDEEIHSLKTQTEFLQKELANMEARMHELQKEG
- a CDS encoding Dinitrogenase iron-molybdenum cofactor biosynthesis protein (PFAM: Dinitrogenase iron-molybdenum cofactor biosynthesis protein~KEGG: sfu:Sfum_3412 dinitrogenase iron-molybdenum cofactor biosynthesis), with product MKIAITAGSPNLDSNVDPRFGRCRYLILLNPETMDHEAIENSSAEAPGGAGIAAAQLVAGKGAQVLLTGNCGPKAYRALSAAGIKVMTGVSGSINDAIKSYKKGELTESTQANVAEHFGTGSGGGFRRGTEIK
- a CDS encoding DNA mismatch repair protein MutL (KEGG: dev:DhcVS_978 DNA mismatch repair protein, MutL/HexB family~TIGRFAM: DNA mismatch repair protein MutL~PFAM: MutL dimerisation; DNA mismatch repair protein domain protein; ATP-binding region ATPase domain protein); this translates as MPIQQLDRNTVARIAAGEVVERPASVVKELVENAIDAAAGAIDIEIRDGGTALIRVSDDGIGIAAVDLPLALERHATSKITSFDDLDSLSSLGFRGEALSSIAAVAELEVLTATADESGSSLVSRHGEVTVKTAARARGTTVSVSRLFSAVPARLKFLKTTATETGHVTAVVGHYALARPDIRFTLSVDGHRVLASPGSGRLRDAAAEVLGRETAARMMDIDSAIDSMALHGLVAPPEIARANRSGQYFFVNRRWVKSPMLTRALAEAGHGLLTVGRYPIAVLSLTLPPAETDINIHPAKTEIKFRQDSRVFDFIRRSVRSLLVGESPVPVIHESPSSYRPSLDRRASANFIENLFPPTAPGTSSLPEPGLTVARALPALRPVGQIADCYLLAEGPDGLYIIDQHAAHERVMYEKALAARASRVPASQSLLSPRDIGLSPAETTALTGTSDLLKEFGFIVEDFGGRTVLVRAVPAILADGDWETALHEFLNSPESRTRGEQKMAELIACHSAVRAGRTLSPEEIRALLADLERTDLPATCPHGRPTLMKLETSALERHFKRI
- a CDS encoding Type II site-specific deoxyribonuclease (KEGG: par:Psyc_0143 putative type II restriction endonuclease DpnI~PFAM: Dam-replacing family protein), whose protein sequence is MELNFDPSIAASYHSPTQKARVLTEGWVAGQSYCPNCGHRQLNQFEAGRRVADFFCSVCGEEFELKSKKSVLTGRVVDGAFSAMMERLTSRTNPNLFLMNYDAISHSVTDFLVVPKHFFTPTIIEKRKALSPTARRAGWVGCNILIDDIPRPGRIYLVRNRNIEPLSDVMATWQKTLFLREETNFDSKGWLLDIMSCMDKLNSNEFKLSQIYEFTPILEKLHPDNHHIKDKIRQQLQVLRDRGLLEFLGNGHYRLK
- a CDS encoding DNA polymerase III, subunits gamma and tau (TIGRFAM: DNA polymerase III, subunits gamma and tau~PFAM: AAA ATPase central domain protein~KEGG: det:DET0585 DNA polymerase III, gamma and tau subunits, putative~SMART: AAA ATPase), which translates into the protein MTFQVFFRKWRPQRLAEVVGQKPITDTLLSALQQNRVAQAYLFCGPRGTGKTSTGRILAKAVNCLNNEGSGEPCNECSMCRAITNGSAMDIIEIDAASNNSVDDIRVLNDRVNYSPAEARYKVYIIDEFHMLSTSASNALLKTLEEPPPRVIFILATTELHKILPTIMSRCQRFDFRRLTTDDITDKLAEIATSEGVDIERDGLVLLARAAGGSLRDAENLLQQTATASQGKISLRQVQDSLGLSGDDRAARLVRAVAAADTVEAIRILAGVADDGVNLKQFNREVVEVLRQALLIKTGSTGSLTLSAEELDNARHAAADAGMEYLLRALKAFTALVGNADMHSTLAMEMAIIETTLTARTPPVTGAPEQQKSVTASARTPVRPTPAPATPPPPVKPVPDSKPPETPAPRPVATPVDTPSAAPETSATEVAPVVESASNAPVANLEELKEAWPQILSRVPKDLRRSPALAIMRSAGVEPISFENGKLTLSFKFPIHMNKINEPENKRITVKILSACLGVPCEVECIHAPAANHLVKEAQRRGAEIINVEEEWTSHR
- a CDS encoding Cobyrinic acid ac-diamide synthase (PFAM: Cobyrinic acid ac-diamide synthase; 4Fe-4S ferredoxin iron-sulfur binding domain protein~KEGG: dae:Dtox_1234 cobyrinic acid ac-diamide synthase), yielding MIISVASGKGGTGKTMVATSLAIALGETRPVQILDCDVEEPNSHIFIKPRFTDSQAVNIPVPKIDEAKCRVCGKCAEVCAYHALAAFLEQVMVFPELCHGCGACSYLCPEKAISEENRQIGSVDSGMAGGISFVQGKLNIGEAMPSPVIRAVRATAKPDSGTVIIDSPPGTSCPMVESIQGSDFCLLVTEPTPFGLNDLKLAAATVKQLGIPCGIVLNRAGIGDGQTEEYCRLEHIPIMLTIPLNAEIASLYSRGKPLVTAINGYKDKFIELFDRIGEKQ
- a CDS encoding hypothetical protein (KEGG: nam:NAMH_1184 bacteriophage replication gene A protein (GPA)), encoding MYPLTFGLETRLREQLADHRVSKNSVPYAWSAFPCSWAVYSADGTGDPVGVFRDEDPLTICLDKFYLFYRYLADRVAESYGLNTASPFWMSVYIQPDLINQSSVLVVQRDIDRIIGLFEHRIRHFKFETPSALEHHLKDDWELLAAKVVTKSDRCQ